gctaaaaaagtaaaattgaaaaaactttttgtttaatttccAAGTTGGattcaattaaaactaaatttaatcataattttgcCTTGAAACTTAGTTTGAAATAGAACAAAGGAAAGTTGTTTTTGCATGttcaatttacaaaataaagttCATTCAGACTTAAGTTTAGACTTAAGTTTGTAAACTTTAATCCAAATATGCACCGAATGTAATGGCAATATCTGAAAGTGACACAGACCAATGAGTCTGATCACATACCTTCAGGGTGAGCCATCTTTTGCATGGCTGTTGGAGCAATCATGAATTCATGATAGGCATTGATATTTTGAAGCCCATTACAGTTGTAGTCAAGTCTATCTTGCTTACATCAATAAGAATACGCGGCTGGAACCTGTTTGAAGTAAACCAAATTGATATTGAGAGAAGGGCTTCAGAATAAAAATGTCGAAAATTAATTAACGGAAGCACAAGTTGCAATCTCATCACACAGGGAATCCTAATGTGTCCTTAGTAAATCAAAGGAAAGGTAAGCTTAGATTTTGAATGAAAAGTTTCTAGAGGGGTAGAACAGATAAATGGAGGTCCTAGTTCCTCAGAAAAGTATATTACAGAATCCTTGAGAACGCATTTCGGTTCTCTTTCAAAGTCCACTGATCCTCAGCCCCTGATGCATAGAAGTCATAAACCATCtttggcaatttttcctttgcaATTGCCTCATACTCGGTAACATTAGTTATCATATCCTTCTTCATAAGATTTTCTTATGACGTCTGCAGGATCTGCTGAAAGTGAGTTTCAAGTATATAGTTATTAAGTAACATGAAATCATATCAAATGCATTCCAATGCAAAGATGCTATGCAATGTCAATAAGTGCAAGTATGGATATTTCTGAAGTCCACTGACTCATTTCAGAACACTATAAAACATGCTAGTTAGAATCCTTTCAAAACACAATCTTTGTCAACGTGACAACTAAAAGCTTACAAACGTAGTCTTTTGGTGTCCCTCAATGGTATTTCAATTAACAACAATAGAAGAGTTGTCTTTTTTGAAAAAGAGTTTGTTAAATGAAAGATTCATCAGCCCCCACCACATGAAATCAGGATCTTCTTAAATTTTCACATCAACACTCCACTTTCAtgatttgttatgtatttttacataattagcATGTTTGGTTTCATGATTCGGATGTGATTTTCCGAAAACAATAGTTATAGCTTCTACATCTGAAACATGATTCTTCTATTCTCAACTTGTTTCCAAGCATGCAAAATATCTACCATTGATATTTTCATCAACAAGTAAAATTTCTTACTTCATCCAATAAAGCAAGTGTTCACTTTAGAGGAAACAGATTCCAATTTATGGATCATTTTACTTTATGTGATCTTGATGAGCAATTCCTCTAACAGGACCAGTTCAATTTACCCTTTCAAATTAAGTGAGCTAGGATCAGATTCAGAAGAAACCCATGATGGAAAACAATCCAGCAGATTAAAAATCCAAACTTCCAAACTGTGTAAACCTCAAACAGTACACAAAACGGTCAATTGCAATCATTAAGTTCAAAAATGAAATTCACGCTGAATTAAGACTACAAAACAAAGTTAATCAAGTTCTAAACAgttagtaataataaaaaattgtgatcAAATACTACCAAGTTGAAATTGAGAACCTTTTGGCTTGGATTGCCAAGCAGCCGAAGTGAGGAATACGATTAAGCTCAGAAGGAACAAGAAAAGgtatggagaaaaatgaaagagTCACAAGGCATGTAAGTCTGTTACATCATGTAACAGAGCCAAAGAAACACgaggaaaataataaagaaattgcaTAGTGACAAAATGATGATGAGTATACCTTTTTTAAgcttaattgcattttttacccaaaaaaaaataacagagaTTAAAACTGAAGTTGTGTTCCTTTGTGAATTCGGTGTATTCGAAATTCTGATTGCTCCATTTGTTTAAAGTTATAACTTTACTCCCTTCTTTGTCTCTACTTTTCCTTGGTCTGAAAGGTTTATGTCCAATGtaacaaaaaggaaagaaagaaaaacaaaaacagaagccAATTTTTAACCCCTTGATCTGCAATCTGCATAACTTCATTAAGTTGAAAACCTACGTCCATTAGATTTAGATAAACCATCCAAATTCTCGTGCTAAAGTCTGAAACTGGAGTGCAATGATCATTATCTCATGGGCAAAGTGCTAAAGTATGTATCACTTAATGTTCAGCATTCTTTACAGTAACTATAATGGTGCAACTACCATGTTATATGttgtttaagttaatttttatggattggacatatcatttttaaaaaaataattaaacacctTAATCATGTTTCTTCTCTACTTGTAcagttctaaaaaaaattaaataaataagttgcAAAAGATTGTGGTATACCTTCCACATTCCACGTATATAGTTAGGCACTTGTCAAAACTATCtcttaaaataataagtatatattgaaaaaataaaaaaaacttgcttCTGTCTTCTGAGTTACTAAACCATTCATGATAAGGTTGTCTTATTCGAGATGGATTTGAAATTAAGGAAAAGCTATAGATAATGAGGAAATTAAGGAATTGGTGGAGTGTTAACCTGTGAGGCAAGTGAAAATCGGCAATCTCTTATCCAAGTGAGTTGTCGATGAATGGATGGATGAATATCACGGTTCTCAAGGAAGGATTACACGTGGAAGATCTCGTGACCACAATTTTGGTTTTTTCATATCTTTGGCTATGTCCGTGTTGGTAATTTTCTGTCGCTTCAAAGGTTATATATAAAGCTTCCGTGTACTTGGTTAGTTTTTacgttatttttattaatatctaaACAAATACATTACAAGACATAGTACCAAACACAATATGTGGTgggttttttcttttgatagaGGTCTATGGGTTCAGCATTGATTTTGTTCGTGGTTGGCTCCTACTCCTAGCATTGTAAAGTCTCCTGGTCTGCATTTACAAGGGTTTAGagtaatgaaaatgaaaagagtTGAAGGGAGTGCCTTGTTTAGagtaatgaaaatgaaaagagtTGAAAGGACTGAAATTAAGATGAAAGAGgggaaaagttataaaaaaaaaaatgagactgAAAATAACTTTCATTGCTCAAATGAGATAAAAAGCGATCAAAAGacacaatttaaaataaaaaaaaaaaaaaaaaaactagtctcTCTCCATGGTTatgtcttcttccttttttttttttattgagacgCTCCCCCTTTGGTTctaactttaataataataataataataataataataataatatgtgaGTAAGAATCAAGTTACTCTCATGAGTAACTTTAAAAGAGTTATTTTTcatcttaataaattattttcttaaaatttaatggttaaaattagttatttattataatcattaaatttcaaaaaaataaataataaaaataagtgagTTATTCTTGGAATAAATTAATCTATTTCCatagtatatttatttaatattaaattttctttttttttctttacttaacTACCAACATACTTTATTTCAagtatttattctcttttttactCTTTCATTTCAACAGAACaatcttactttttttattttctttttactttatttcacttttttcattctttttattttcttttgactttatttcacttttttcattctttttattttctcacattttttgttcattttctttcctcccAAGCCTATgcccttttgttttcaaggaaACACACATGTGCCCACCTACATGGCTCAGTCAtgttttcttaaataataacaataataaatcaaatgatCTCAAAAGGTTAATTTCACTATATTTCTCTAAAATCAAATAGTCTTTATTTCATCCTATTTTCacctatttctctttttttcttttcttttcttacataTTCAACCCCACTCTCTCCCTTCCCATCCTGATAAATGATGGAGTGGGATACCAAACATTTAAGGGCGCCCTGCATTATAGGGTGACCTTATCCCCAAGTCATGCGGTCCTATAGATCCTTTGATTCAAATGCATGTGTTTTGTTCTTCATTCCATGATAACCATCACATCAAATGAGATGGTCTTAGGAGCATTTTCAATCCAAAGACATCAAGCAACTTATCAAATCAAAGTTGTCACAGCTAAATGGGAGATACATGATCATAAAAGTTAATCTTTTGCCAAGAAAAATGTACATTTTGTTGACAATCATGTTTCTAGAGTTTACCAAATCTTAGCACCAAGTGCAATGAAATGAGTCTAGGTAGAAACCTATTCTGTACAGCTAATAAAGAAGTAACAATTACTAATGGATGACTAATGTTTGACTCACTGTAACAACAAAGTTTTCTACTGAAGCATGGAATAAGAACAAAGGTTATAGAAGAACAAGGTTGAGTCCCGCCATCTTATAACTTGGGAGAAAATTTTGGACGATCCCACTCTGTGACAACATGGTCACGAGTTATCTCCTTGAGTGAACGACAACCACTTAGTGCCATAGTTAATTCAAGCTCATCACGAAGCATTTGAAGTACCTTTCTTACACCAGCCTCACCATCAGCAGCCAATGAGAACACCACAGGTCTACCAATCTGAAGTTTGAGATGAAAGATAAAGATATAAATAGCAGGAATGTGGCGCtatttagattattttagaTCATCTGCCTCCAATTAAAAAGTGGTAAaccaatgaaatggaaaagcaTATTGTCGTGCCATATTCCACAAGGCAAACAAACACAGCTATACTGAAGTTAAGCAttcaacattttaattttctatgatGGTGATCAAACTTTCATGTACTTACGAATACACCGGCTGCTCCAAGAGCTAATGCTTTAAATACATCTGTCCCTCGGCGAATTCCACTGTCCAGAAAAACTGGAATTTTTCCTTGTGCAGCTTTAACTACCTATTTAAGTTAAGCAACCAATATTTCCaatatgttaaaatgaattgaaagaggACATTATTCAACCGGacccaaaaatttaaaaagaaaatgaaaatgcaatgaTTATGAGTAAGGAAGCAGGCAATGAAAAAGAATCTTGCAATGAGTCAAATATAACAGCTTTAAAGTTTTAATGCATAAAGtattatgaaataaaatcaaataaacaatgATAGCAAGTGGTTCGTTTCTatttcaattaatataaaatttccaGAAATGGTTAGGATCCAATACCTCTTCCAAAGCCATAATAGTTGCAGGGACATAGTCAAGTTGACGAGCTCCATGATTGGAAACAATGATTCCAGCAGCTCCAGCTTGTATGGCTATCCTTGCTACATTATTAGATATGGGATAAGATTAAAGATtgagaaaacaattttaaagaGATAAAAGGACAGAGAAGAAACAAAGTGCATCTGTTTGATAGGCTTACTATCTTCAACAGTAAGTACACCCTTAACTAAAATTGGCAATGAAGTGATTGATTGAAGCCATTTGATATCCTAAAACAAGATTTACCATATTATTACTTCCACATTCAGTGTCACAGATTAGGAAATTGCATGTGTGAAAGATCTATATCACCTTCCAGTTGAGTGACGGATCAATTTGTCCAGCAACATAAGAGGCAAGACCAGAGTCACTAGTCTTCAATGTAATCCCAAACAGTAAATagtaacaataacaacaataatatgaCCAATAAAgaaaaggtttaaatatgtttttgattctTAATATATAGTCGAATTTTGCGTTTGattcttgataaattttttcttcgCATCTGTTCCCAgatatttgaaaagttttattttagatcTTTGCCATCAGTTAAGTAATAACATgtttgttaaatatttgataacgcAATTTGTGGTGACTCAAAACCCATCAgtatttgtttcaaaatcaaatttaaattttctagcGGTTAAAAACTGCCAGAATCAATTTCtcagtttccttctttctctttgtttttaacTTTCAGATCTGGAGCATTTCTCTCCATCATCGATCTTTAACTTTCAGATCTGAAACAACTTTGGCACCGCCTTCAAATTCACCTCCGCCGCTGAGCAAGACTACCAGAAGAAAGTCCATTGCGAACACAACTCTCTCGTTTCCGGCTCTTCCGCCGCCACCTTTGATTACGTTGACGGGGAGGTCACCGTCATCGAGTAGTTCTTCAATGACTATGGGTTACCTAGACAAGCCTTCTTCAACTCCACCCCCGACTGGGTTGCTAGCGGCGACCGCAATCCCTCCCTTCACACCTTCCTCTCCCACCTTGATCTCGCCGTGAATGTCATTCACAATCACTGTGGAAAAATCATCTCGGCGTACGTTTATGTCTTCGCATACCACAGAGGCTTCTCTAAACCCTTTGAGCCATTAACGTCAACGATGTTCTTTGGTTGATTTTTTGGCTATTTTCTGAATTGTTGTTGCTCTGAATTTGCTATGAGCTATAGAGATTAATTGGATttgtgatttaaaatttggaatgtattgattaattttgggaatttttttattttaagttaataaTACTAATTTCTAAATTATGCTTTTCTGAGTTTTAAATTAACCCACTACAAAAGCATCCACTCCAAAGGCATTGAACAAAGATGATGAAACATGAAAGGAACAAACACAAGGGGTTCATGACAATAACTATGGTGATGTATTAATGAcaggaggaagaaagagaggcgaaaaagaaggatggaatAAGAGAAATTTTGAAACAACTACTGACAGCTTTTTATCCGCCACAAATCgcattatcaaatatttaactaaCACGTCATCACTTAACTGAAGTCAGGGATCTAAAACAACTTTTCAAATATCATGGAGCAGatgtaaagaaaaaatttatcaggGATCAAATGCAAAATTCGACTATATATTagggatcaaaaacatatttaattctaAAGAAAAAACCCATTTATTTCAAACCAAATAATGGAAAATAGAAATGTAATCACACACCTTGTCCAGCTTTCCAAGATCCAATCCTTCAAAATTCTTCAAAACCAGGTTTAGTGGCAATGTCAATCTGTAAAATACCCCATCAAACTAGCCAGTAGTAAATATCTTAAAGTAGGAGATTTATCAATTCAACCATGATGAACCATATAAAGTTTTGTTGAAAGGCTGTtccaattgaaatttccaaatgGGTTGCCAACCTGTTTTTGATATCAGCCTCCCTATGACCAAGAATTGGAGTGTCCACAGTAAGGGCAATTGCCTTGAAACCAGCTCTTTCAGCTCTTCTCACAAGCTGAGCAACCACATTTCTGTCTTTAAGCACCTGAGAGAAGAAGAGAACAGTAACATATTAGGTATTAAGACAAGATTGTTGAGGATTTTAGATAAGAGGAGATATTAATAGTAGTGCTTGCATAACTGAGGAAAAAATACCCACATAAAGTTGAAAAAATCGAATGTCGGAACCTGTTGAAGCAACCTCCTCAACACTGGAACTAGCGCATGAGGATAGTGTctgtgacaaaaaaaattataaaatctaatCTGCTGGAAAGTAAATAAGTACAACAAATGCATGTAGTTGAGTAGgcatataaaatttcatattacagtcaaataaataataaactacAAGGAAAGAAATATAGTTTTCATCTCGAAATAAAACCAAAGTGCTTGACAAATATAGTGAAAGCCAAACCATGATTGTGCCAGCAGCTGATGCTGCTCTAGCAGTAGCTAATTCTCCTGCATAAAAGTtgcataatttgttttaattcagAAGCTTTTATCAATTGTTGTTGCAGTAAGAAATAAACTTCTATTAAGAATCAGGGAATTATGCATTAACGAAATCAGCAGAGTTTATGTTTAATTCAGATTAATTTTATACCTCGTAGTTATACAAGAAATAACCACCACAATAGTTAAACGATGTCAAGGTTGGAGCATTCTGCAATATTTTGCTCTATAAAACACTATATTCATTGCAATTTGCAAACATTTTGCAAAACATATTAGACAATCTTAACTTGCTGGAATTTTCTCCCCAAAATGGTTAGATGAAATTGACTgagatttttaagataaattcaTTTGCTTCAAATGGGATTGTAATCTTAtttaagaaaggataatagCGGTTTTTGTTTAGAAGGGAATGTTCTGTTGTCTTCATAATTAAGCAAACCTCTTTTAAATCTCTTCTCATGTTCTTGTGCTTATAGCACACTAATATACAGAACCTATACCGGTTTCAGCATAAAATACTCCATAAGCTTTCTTTCAAAGAGCCACAAGATATCTTCTCGTTCAATTAAATGCTAGGAAGTTACATATTACGTCATTCTATACCTCATCCTATAATCATTCCTCCTCAAGGTATGGAAATGCGTAACTTAGTGCTTTTTGTCATATGAGAATGAAGCAGTTATACTTGTATATAAccacaagaacaacaacaaaagacaGAAGTTATGTTTAGTTTTCGGTTGGGAGGCTTTTAAATTCCGCTCAAAAAGTAAAACtgaaaaaactttttgtttgatttgcagTTGGATTTGATTGGAAACTGAAACTCAGTTTGAAAATGAAGTAAAGAAAAAGTTGTTTTTGCATActcaatttacaaaattaaatttcattcactaagtttataaactttaatccaaacatgcacaGAATATAATGGCAATATCTTAATGTGGCACAGACCAAAGAATCTGATCACATACCTTCAGGGTGAGCCAACTTTTGCATGGCTGTTGGAGCAATCATGATAGGCATTGATATTTTGAAGCCCAATACAGTTGTAGTCAAGTCTATCTTGCTTACATCAACAAGAATACGCGGCCGGAACCTGTTTGAAGTAAACCAAATAGATATTGAGAGAAGGGCTTCAGaacaaaaaagatgaaaattaattaaaggaaGCACAAGTTGCAATCCCATCACACAGGGAATCCTAATGTGTCCTTAGTAAATCAAAGGAAAGGTAAGCTTAGATTTTGAATGAAAAGTTTCTAAAGGGGTAGAACAGATAAATGGAGGTCCTAGTTCCTCAGAAAAGTATATTACAGAATCCTTGAGAACGCATTTCGGTTCTCGTTCAAAGTCCACTGATCCTCTGCCCCTGATGCATAGTAGTCATAAACCATCtttggcaatttttcctttgcaATAGCCTCATACTCGGTAACATTAGTTATCATCTCCATCTTTATAAGATTTACTTACGATGTCGGCAGGATCTGCAGAAATTGAGTTTGAAATACAGTGTGATTAAACAACATGATATTATATCAAATGCTTTCCAATGCAAAGATGCTATGCAATATCAATAAATGCAAGCATGAATATATCTTAAGTTCACTGACTGATTTCAGAACACTACAAAGCATGCTAGTTGGAAAATCCTGTCAATGTGACAACTAAAAGCAGAAAAACGTAGTCTTTTTGGCGTCCCCAAATGGTATTTCAACTAATAACCATAGAAGAGTAGTCTTTTATGAAAAACAGTTACCATTCCATGTCAAATGAAAGATTCATCAGTCCCCACCACATGAAAGCAAGATCTTCTGAAATTTTCTTATCAAAACTTCACTTTCATGATTTGTTATGTATCTACACATAATATTGACAGGTGATTTTTTCATCAACAAGTAAAATTACTTGCTTTATCCTATAAAGCAAGTGTTGACTTTAGAAGAAACAGATCCCAACTTATGGGAATGTGATATTGATGAGCAATTCCACAAACCGGAACAGTTCTAATTTACCCCACTCAAATTCTAACTAGTGAGCAAGGACCAGATTCTGAAGACATCCGTGACGGAAACAAAACCAGTAGATTAAAGATCCAAACTTTCAAAACGTTTAAACCTCAAACAGTACCCAAAACGATGAATTGCAATCATTGAGTACGAAAAATGAAAGGAGTCGTAAATAAAGACTACAAAACAGAGTTAATCATGTTCATAATCAATtgtataacaaaaaatttatgatcaaaTATGTAATACACGACAGCAAAACAAATTGGAATCAAAACCATGTACTAAGTTGAAAGGGAGAACCTTTGGCTTGGGCCTCCGAGGTGGGTGGAATACTGGGGAAGCATGtctctcttaaatttttaaaatatatatatatatatatatatatatataaaaggaggggaaattttaataaaaaataaggtgaCGGGGAAGAAATAAACTGATAATAGTATTATAATAATGAGacaattatcataatttaaaagagaataataaaagtttaaaaatggtttaagaataaaattgttctgtcaaaaaaattgtttaatgaaTTGTGTATTCTAAATGTAATTAAGTATTttccttattaattttttaaaaggaacttttccctttattaataatatatattataaattataaatatattactataaaataaaggtgttttaaaatattttttatttttttatttggtctcTTATAGTCCCGTAAAGTTAGATCAAATTGATATTTTGGTCAGTTTTATTGCTAATGCCTAACGGTGTTAATTTTGATTAACATGATATCTCTTGCAATTtgttcaatgattttttttttacaatagaaTACTGGTTTTTATTCaatgaattttaaagattacagtttttgaataaaaatcctGAGGAAAAATCATAACGATACTATGGAAGAATAAGGAACTGGATTTTGTCAACATTCATGAATCATGACAATTTTAATGTGGCAATTGTCAAATTTGGTGACCGGGAAAATTCTATAAAATGCCCTGCAATTTTCGTTCAGAACTTTCAAGAATTCGTAGCTTAGCAGTCGAATTTTTTTTCATGCGTCAGGCCAAGGTTGGACAATTAACAGCTATTATTTAGCCACATGCAAGCGAAAGCAAAGTGCCTTGAGATATGTTTTGTTGAAATTGCTAACACTTGTCTAATCTCATCTCTAAAAATAACTCCTAAATCCATCCTAAggccttttttttcaaaaaaccatcAAAATTTCCCTTTACATAATTTTGGGGAGCTAGTTTCCAAACCTAATATTGTTCATTCAATGAGGATTACGAGTTTCACAAGTCTCATAAAATTGAGAATAGGCTTTGTGGAGGACATGGTTGGTATGCTTTTCATAGTTCTTAAAGAGACGCTCTTTTACTCCAAATTGCCCAGGTTAAAGCATAAATCTGACTCATATGAAATTTGCTTTTAAAATGGCTAAATTAGtatattttgtaagaaaaatgcaaaatttttaatttgaggtAAGTTGTGgttattctttatatataaaaaaaaaggtaagttGTGATTAATCAGAATGACTTTATTTAACTCAAAAAGGGCATCCCAAATGCGCAGGGTTCTTATTTGAGTTCTTGAACCAAGAAATGAGGCAGATGTCACTTGAAAAACTACTTCTTTtgtaagaatcaaaagaatctagttattaaacaaaaaaatggacaaaggagtgaaattaaaatatttaattcaaaaagtaaaaatatccaaaaataataatcaaaagatTTTGAAGGTTAGACctacaataaaaatcaaaagccttCATTATCAATTtgcttttcaaattaatttaaatagtttaatttggtctccaaatttttaaaagattaagttTGAtccttaaattcttaaaaatgaatcaatttgatCCTCAACTTTTTAAGAACTTGAAGATCAAATCAAAGTAAGTTGGGGAACAAATTAATTCATTTGTAAAATTTtgaagatcaaattaaatcttttttaagaattagagtcaaattgaatcatttaaaataactcaaagaacaaaataataattgaaccaaatgaaaataagaaaatctaGAAGCAACCAGTTAGTAGACTTTGTTATCAATTTGGTTtgtaaattatttcaaaagattcaatttaattcttaaatttttaaaaataaattaatttgatctccaaattattttaaattattaatttgattcacaactttttaaaattttgaggatcaaattaatttatttttaagaatttaaagatgaaaataattatttaaaaaaattaaacattaaattaaatcatttaaaataatttaggaatgaaaatgataattaagtgtgaattttaactaataaaactaaaaatattacaaaatagtCCTTTCTAACCCGAAAGGATTAGCTTGGTCCTAGGGTGAAGCACAAGAAGGGCACAGCGTGCATGTTAGGAACGTTGTGCTAAAGTAGTAACAGAGAGATTGTCTGCATGTAAATAGTTGAATGACAGTATCATCCACCGCTCCAAAACCCTCCCTCACCTCCTCCAACTCCATCACCCTTTCTTCATCTCCCAGTTCCTCTTACAAGCCTCCACCATCTCCCTCCCTTTCGCCGCCTCATTCTTCCACTCCCTCCCCCCTCTTCGCccggaacaccctcatcagagCCTTCGCCGCCACCCCAACGCCGCACCACTCCCTCACTCTCTTCCGCCTCCTCCAAACCTCGCCCCTTAACCCCTACGACTTCACCTACCCTTTTTCCCTCAAGGCCTACGCTCGCTATTCCTCTGTCACCATCGGTGAATCCCTCCATTCCCTCACCCTCAAGACCGGTGTCCGCTTCCACTGTTATGTGGGCAGTGCCCTTTTGAACATATACGCTGACTGCCGTGCTGTCGTTCCGCGCGCAAGGTGTTCGATGAAATGACTGATAGAGATGTTGTCTCCTGGAGCTCCATGATTGCTGCCTACGTCGCTTGCAACTCCCCCTTGGATGCTTTTCACATGTTTCGTGAAATGGGGATGGAAAATGAAGAGCCGAACTCGGTCACGTTGGTGAGCTTGCTCTCTGCTTGTACTAAAATGCTCAATCTCAGTGCCGTTGGTGAGCCGAACTCGGTCTCCCTCGGTCACGTTGGAAAATGAAGTCCGTTCATTCGTACATTACGAGGAATGGCATAGAAATGGATGTTGCGTTGGGAACAGCCTTGTTTGAGATGTATGCTAAATGTGGGGAGATTGATAAGGCTTTTTTGGTTTTCAATTCAATGGGTGACAGGAACTTGCAGTCGTGCACTATCATGATCTCGGCTCTTGCGAATCACGGGCGAGAAAAGGATGTTATCTCTTTGTTTAACCAAATGGAGGACATGGGGTTGCGGCCAGATAGCTTGTCTTTTGCCGTGATTCTCTCGGCCTGCAGATGAGGGCAAAATGTATTTTGATTGGATGGTGAGAGTATATGGTATAAAGCCGAGTGTTGAGCATTACGGGTGCATGGTTTACTTGCTAGGAAGGGCTGGTTTGATTAAAGAGGCTTATGATATCATCAAGGGCATGCCAATGGAGCCCAATGATGTTATATTGAGGAGCTTTCTGAGTGCTTGCAGGAATCAGGGGTGTGCTTCTAGTTTGGATGATGATTTTCTGTCTAAACTGGAGTCTGTATTGGGGGCAAACTATGTGCTCACTGGTAATGTTTTTTCCACTTGTGCTTCCTGGAACTGGAAGGATGCCAATGACTTGAGGGTAGTCATGAAACAGAAAGGGTTGAAGAAAATTCCTGGTTGTAGTTGGGTGAGGTCTGAGGTGCAAAGTTGATATTCAATATACCTTTTAGAAAATCCGTGGTTGTAGTTGGGTTTCAACTATTTTTTAGGTTGCGAGCTTAACCTTGCAACTTTCCAAGTAAGTCGTGTTCATGTTTTAAGCTACAAATTTTGCAACAA
This genomic interval from Glycine max cultivar Williams 82 chromosome 5, Glycine_max_v4.0, whole genome shotgun sequence contains the following:
- the LOC100782977 gene encoding peroxisomal (S)-2-hydroxy-acid oxidase GLO5-like (The RefSeq protein has 1 substitution compared to this genomic sequence), whose protein sequence is MEMITNVTEYEAIAKEKLPKMVYDYYASGAEDQWTLNENRNAFSRILFRPRILVDVSKIDLTTTVLGFKISMPIMIAPTAMQKLAHPEGELATARAASAAGTIMTLSSCASSSVEEVASTGSDIRFFQLYVLKDRNVVAQLVRRAERAGFKAIALTVDTPILGHREADIKNRLTLPLNLALKNFEGLDLGKLDKTSDSGLASYVAGQIDPSLNWKDIKWLQSITSLPILVKGVLTVEDTRIAIQAGAAGIIVSNHGARQLDYVPATIMALEEVVKAAQGKIPVFLDSGIRRGTDVFKALALGAAGVFIGRPVVFSLAADGEAGVRKVLQMLRDELELTMALSGCRSLKEITRDHVVTEWDRPKFSPKL
- the LOC100782977 gene encoding peroxisomal (S)-2-hydroxy-acid oxidase GLO5-like isoform X1; protein product: MEMITNVTEYEAIAKEKLPKMVYDYYASGAEDQWTLNENRNAFSRILFRPRILVDVSKIDLTTTVLGFKISMPIMIAPTAMQKLAHPEGELATARAASAAGTIMTLSSCASSSVEEVASTGSDIRFFQLYVLKDRNVVAQLVRRAERAGFKAIALTVDTPILGHREADIKNRLTLPLNLVLKNFEGLDLGKLDKTSDSGLASYVAGQIDPSLNWKDIKWLQSITSLPILVKGVLTVEDTRIAIQAGAAGIIVSNHGARQLDYVPATIMALEEVVKAAQGKIPVFLDSGIRRGTDVFKALALGAAGVFIGRPVVFSLAADGEAGVRKVLQMLRDELELTMALSGCRSLKEITRDHVVTEWDRPKFSPKL